In a genomic window of Planctomycetota bacterium:
- a CDS encoding ABC transporter permease: MRLTGIVLNTFRETVRRPFYFVLVSTAVASLVITLRLPLFTFGSDTDMYKDLGLSFILVFVLLM; encoded by the coding sequence ATGCGGCTAACGGGTATCGTTCTGAACACGTTTCGGGAGACGGTGCGGCGGCCGTTTTACTTCGTTCTAGTGTCGACGGCGGTCGCGTCGCTGGTGATTACGCTGCGGCTGCCCCTCTTTACATTCGGAAGTGATACGGATATGTATAAAGATCTTGGCCTGTCGTTTATTCTCGTGTTCGTGCTGCTGATG
- a CDS encoding acylphosphatase: protein MKTRTHVYYGGQVQGVGFRYTVVRLARGQAVTGFVRNLRDGRVELVVEGEQADVGRLLDGVDRIMAAHIHSRSVAEEEPTGEFSGFDVAFGGLSGGSRCG from the coding sequence ATGAAGACTCGCACACACGTCTATTATGGCGGGCAGGTGCAGGGCGTGGGTTTTCGGTACACGGTGGTGCGTCTTGCGCGTGGCCAGGCGGTGACGGGGTTTGTGCGGAATCTCCGGGATGGCCGCGTGGAGTTGGTCGTCGAAGGCGAGCAAGCCGACGTGGGGCGGCTTCTGGATGGGGTTGATCGGATCATGGCCGCTCACATTCATAGCCGTTCGGTAGCCGAGGAGGAACCGACGGGCGAGTTTTCCGGGTTCGACGTGGCATTCGGGGGGCTTTCGGGCGGGTCGCGATGCGGCTAA